A window from Neodiprion fabricii isolate iyNeoFabr1 chromosome 2, iyNeoFabr1.1, whole genome shotgun sequence encodes these proteins:
- the LOC124176359 gene encoding uncharacterized protein LOC124176359, translated as MEGQEQQLFLMEFLVDKVNIPSVRAMHDDMLPVETCVSFQVLNLPPINICQEASSDGCTCVGGDVQYFKKGKSCLFALPSIVVEKPLPTFPVTMSVYKKLPPGVLPDVMLIGTHQIQAKDLFNALLSHHVFEAGNPSRTMRETFKITTATGQNVGEVTVFVRVSCFGKKIVTQFQIPHNKKPYLFKGAANSPVYQCKKLPSGMIVPHNPGPKCYCAREAQANSRGSGEAYPRTCCPTPQTQPAPRSPANYKPPDYGPRPCCPSQRCPPEPCPPATSFTPQNSFGSSYGQPTRKCGCPAKEGKGCN; from the exons ATGGAGGGTCAGGAACAGCAACTTTTCCTCATGGAATTCCTCGTCGACAAAGTCAACATTCCCTCAGTCCGCGCCATGCACGATGACATGCTACCCGTAGAGACCTGTGTGTCTTTTCAG GTGCTTAATTTACCGCCAATAAACATTTGCCAAGAGGCATCGTCCGACGGATGCACATGCGTCGGTGGTGACGTCCAGTATTTCAAGAAGGGTAAATCCTGTCTTTTCGCTCTACCATCGATCGTCGTGGAAAAACCACTGCCCACCTTTCCAGTGACGATGTCAGTCTACAAAAAATTGCCACCGGGAGTTCTGCCCGACGTAATGCTGATCGGTACACATCAGATTCAAGCCAAGGATCTCTTCAACGCCCTTCTAAGTCACCACGTCTTCGAGGCTGGCAATCCTTCTCGCACCATGAGGGAGACCTTCAAGATAACCACGGCGACTGGTCAGAACGTCGGCGAGGTGACCGTCTTCGTGAGGGTCTCTTGTttcgggaaaaaaatcgtcacccAGTTCCAGATACCTCATAACAAAAAACCCTACCTTTTCAAAGGGGCTGCCAACAGTCCCGTTTACCAGTGCAAAAAACTACCCTCCGGTATGATTGTACCCCATAATCCAGGGCCCAAATGCTATTGTGCACGCGAAGCTCAGGCCAATTCTCGGGGCAGCGGTGAAGCCTACCCCAGGACCTGCTGTCCCACACCACAAACCCAACCCGCCCCTCGGTCCCCGGCTAATTATAAACCTCCCGATTACGGCCCTCGACCCTGTTGTCCGTCTCAAAGATGCCCCCCTGAGCCGTGCCCCCCCGCGACGTCCTTCACCCCCCAAAATTCCTTCGGTTCTTCGTACGGACAACCGACCCGGAAGTGCGGATGTCCCGCCAAGGAAGGAAAGGGCTGCAACTGA